Within Cucumis melo cultivar AY chromosome 4, USDA_Cmelo_AY_1.0, whole genome shotgun sequence, the genomic segment GGGTTCTGCAGCAGCTGCTTCTGCAACAATGAACCCAAGATCCACAATATCTCAGGTAAAGAGATTGATTGGACGTAACTTCACTGAGCCAGGTGTTCAAATTGATCTCAAAATGTTTCCTTTCAAAACATCTGAAGCCCTTGATGGGAGCATTTTGGTTCATGTGAAATACTTGGGGGAGACTCATACATTTACTCCTGTTCAGATCATGGGAATGCTCCTTGCACATCTGAGAGATGTAGCTGAGAAAAATTTGGGAGCACCATTTTCAGATTGTGTTATTGGTATTCCATCGTATTTTACAGATTTGCAGAGACGGTTATATTGGAATGCTGCTGCTATTGCTGGTTTAAAGCCTTTGAGACTCATGCATGACTGTACTGCAACTGCACTTAGCTATGGAATTTATAAAACAGATTTCTCAAATACAGGTCCAATATATGTTGCATTTGTTGATATTGGTCATTGTGATACCCAGGTCTCTATTGTATCATTTGAGCCTGGACATATGAGGATCATGTCACAAACCTACGATAGAGATTTAGGAGGTAGAGACTTTGATGAGGTTCTATTCAGCCACTTTGTAGCAGAATTTAAGAAGAATTATGATATCGATGTAAATTTAAATGTCAAGGCTTCTATCAGATTGCGGGCAGCTTGTGAGAAGCTAAAGAAAGTTTTGAGTGCAAATTTGGAGGCAGTTCTTAATATTGAATGCCTGATGGATGAGAAGGACGTTAAGGGGTTTATCAAAagagaagaatttgaaaagcTTGCTTCTGGGTTATTGGAGAAGATTAGCATTCCCTGTACCAGAGGCTTAGCTGATGCAGGATTGGCTGTAGAAAAAATCCATTCTGTTGAGCTTGTTGGATCAGGGTCGAGGATCCCTGCGATAACAAGGTTATTGACTTCTGTATTTAAAAAAGAACCCAGTCGCAAACTCAATGCTAGTGAATGTGTAGCTCGTGGTTGTGCTCTACAGTGTGCCATGCTTAGCCCAGTTTTCCGGGTCAGAGAATATGAGGTTTGCACTTCCCTTGGGGTTTTATGACTTGCATTAGCTAGGCATTTAATCGGGAGTCGAGAAAAGATTATATTATTCCTAGCATGAACTTGAATCTTTAATGCCAATAACTGGATCTGGATAAAACACAAAACTGTCATGGTTCtgctttttttcctttttttcttttagcttCTTTTGGGTTCTTGGGTGTAATGTACTTAGACAAAGAAGGGTTCTTGAATCCTACTCTTTTTACCAACATTGACCTTAACTTAACAAAATTTGTTGACCTAAAGAGTAACAGTTCgattatttttctttagaaatgGGTGAAATGTGATATTTCGTTCTTGTATAACATGATTTAGGCGATTTTGCAACTTGTAATTATGTGTTTTCTTCATCTACTTACTTGACATGTTCATTCTTCTGGGCTTATTAGTTGCATGGATGCTAAATGGTATATGGTTGATGGAACACAGGTTCAAGATTCATTTCCATTCTCAATTGGCTTCTCATCAGATGCAGGCCCAATTAGCTTAGGATTAAATAATGTACTATTTCCCAAAGGCCAGCACATTCCAAGTACTAAAATTCTATCATTCCAGCGCAACAGTTTATTCCACTTAGAAGCAGTCTATAGTAACCCGGATGAACTACCTCCTGGCATGTCTTCAAAAATTGGTTGCTTTACAGTATGTTCacttttaatcttttttatttattattattgttattatggaAGTAGTTCTTGTCGAGCCGGAAACTGCTGCAGTGTTCGGAAACTACTCTAGAGAGTGTGTTAacctgtttctgtttcttttttaatttttcttatgTTGGATTGGAATTGATTGTTAAATGTTAAGTCATTTGAGATGTAGATTGGTCCTTTCCAAGGTTCAAACAACTCGAATTCAAGGGTTAAAGTCAGAGTTCAATTAAATATGAATGGGATCATTACTGTTGAATCAGCTACAGTAAGTAATATTTCCGTCAGATTTTCCATTGCTTATTGGAAATTTCTATGTATTTATATGAACTATGAATTTAGATTGTAGAGGATACTATAGATCAACAAATTTCAAGGAGAGATGCTACTCACTCGAACACAGAGAAGATGGAGACCGAGTTTGTTGATTCTTTCCATTCAGAGGTATTGAAGACATTCCTTTCAGTACTTAAAAAGCTTTATATGCATCAGAAATATGGTTTTGCTGTTAATTCTGTAATATATACATCTTCCGCTTTTGGAAATGCCTATACTCTCTCGCCCCTCCCTCCCTTCCTGTCTCTCTCAGGAGACATGCCAATACCATCTAGAAAAGCTCATATTATGTTTCTTATCTCCCTACTTTTCCTTTCCTGGAAATTTGTCTCTTATCTCTTTGAGTGTACTTCACAAAAATTTGGtgtttttaaataaattgatTTATTGCATTTGTCCAGTCTGATGTTTCAAGAAAAGCTAGGGGCACAAGGAGGATTGACATACCAGTTAGTGAACATATATATGGTGGAATGACCAAGGCTGAGCTCTTAGAAGCCCAAGGAAGAGAACTCCAACTGGCCCAACAGGATAAAAATATGGAACAGGCCAAAAATAAGAAGAATGCTTTGGAGTCGTATGTCTATGAGATGAGGAATAAGgtaattattcttttttcctGAGGCTCAAAGTTTTTCTGATCCCAATAGCATATTTTCATTTGAGTGATACGAACAAATAATTTAAAGCTCCATTTACTTCTATATGCTCGGTTTAGTTTCAATGGATGCGTGAACCAGACACTTAAATCAATCTTGTAATGCTACTGCTAAATTGTTTTGACTACTTGGGCCGTGGTTATAAGAATTTCAGTTGCTACCACACACCAACTTTTAGATCAAATTATTGATTTCCGTCATGCAAGCATAATGCATCAATTAGTTTCAATGGAAGTTTAAGCTCTATCAACATTGCCTAACAACATTTTAAGGGGCCATTGACGTACAAATTTGGAATCGTAAACCTGAGAATATTAAGCCTTCAGGTTTAAGCTGGGGTATTTAGTTTGCTTCGATTTAAACAAAATTGTGATTGGATTGCATGTTTAGGAAGCTTGGAaatgggtttagggtttagggtctTAGGGTTATGATATATTTTATTGCATTTAATCAAAGGTTTGATTATAGATTAATTTAAATTTGTCATCTTAATTATGTGTTTTAATTGTTTTAATATAGTGAggttcaaaataaaatatttttcatatttttcaaacataaccgaatcaaaattaaaactgcttttcttcttatttttaaaaatcactcacttaaatatgtaaaaagtttTCTTATTTAACCAAACTTTATTGGGTAGCTTTTTTAAAAAGACTTTACCTAAACTCAGATATTATTTATCTTAATAATTTTAGcttattattttgtaattcaaGATCAACTCAATTTCAACcacttttttttctaaataaaaatatcaaagcACTTTGTCTTCGTCAATTTTTTAAATCGAGATTTCACTAAAATTTAGATCATTTATTTCACTAAATGTTCACAGTATCTTGAAGTAAAACTTTAATTCTCACGGATACGGGTCAATATCCTGccgattttttttatctttacaGAAATCTAATGTTGCAGTTTGAATATTATTTATCGTTATAAAAACAATGATGATCCTTGATGTGGTTTTTTTAATAGCTTTTCAACACATATCGGAGTTTCGCTAGTGATCAAGAGCGAGAAGGCATCTCCTCAAGCCTCCAGCAAACAGAGGAGTGGCTTTATGAGGATGGAGACGATGAGACAGAGAGTGCTTATTCCACTAAGCTAGACGATCTTAAGAAGGTTATTTCTATTTCTGTTGTATGATACAATGTTGTATAACATTTTCTGAACCAGAAGTTTCCCATTTCAATTTCTCTTCTCTTTGCTTATTCTATTCTTCCACTTTTCTTAGTTGGTGGATCCTATAATTAACCGATACGAGGATGAAGAAGCTAGAGCACAAGCTAAAGCACATCTGTTAAAGCGTATTTCTGATTATAGAAACTCTGGGGATTCACTTTCACCTCAAGTTCGAGCATTGGTAAATGACTAGTAGCCTCTCGTGTTACGATTCTTAGTTGGGTTTGTTGTGAACTCTCTACTTTTCTCCAGATCTTTGAGGAGTGCGACAGAGTAGAGCAGTGGTTAACAGAGAAAAACCAACAACAAGAGCTGATAGCAAAACACACTGACCCTTTACTATGGTCAAGTGAGATCAGAACTCAGGAAGAGGATTTCGACAAGTATGATGCTTCTCTGTTTGATTTGTTGGAAATTTAAGAAGTTTGTGTAAGATTAGACACTTACTGTAGAGAAGTTTTCCTGATCCGGTTTTCATAGTACTAGACTATGGATCTGGTGAACTGAGTCTAAATGGTCACTTAGGACGCTAATTTTAAGCTACGATCTTTCTGGTTATGCCAACGTGTTATAAATAGATTCGAACCTGAAAAACCGTAACTTAGCTCAGttctatatttattttcaaataagcATGCTTGGTATCTGCAGCCTTTTATTTATCATCCAGTGGCTTACTACCATTTGCTTAACATTAAACTGCATTTCAGGACATGCCAGAGGATCTTGAGACCTGTGTCTTCCAATACAAATTCAGGAGATTCCAAGGAAACAAACCATCAGAATTCTTCTGATAATCACCATTCTTAAAAGGCAGCATTGTTTCTTCTTAAGATTAATCAAAGATTTTGATTATTATTCTTCTGACAGAAGTCGATGATATCTCTTGCCACTGTTTTAAGTGTCCAGAATGAAGAGTAGTACAACTGCAGGTCATGACAGATAACCAATCAGCTTGTGTTTTTATTTCCTCttcttttcgttttttttttttttttttttttgtttggggGGGGGGAGGTTCTCACATTCACTTGAAACCTTCATGAGTGTTGTATCATTCGAATGAGGGTTGTCTTTCAGTTTTGCAACCATTTGACGGCAACCCTCATAGAATTATTGCCTTTCTATTCATTGTCTTTTCATACATTGATTTTGTGAAAACTCATCATATCTTTATagttatacatataatacaCACATTCCATGGTTATCATGAGCTACACAGGAAAAAAGGGTAATTTTAGCTTCATTAAGACGTTGACGTTTCACGTTTGATCCATTTATATGAGCAAGTCTTGCATTAGTTTCTAAACGTGTGAAAGCATTTTTTGGACACTAAACATGAAAAGTAAGCTGTAATATAGATTTTCTCGTTGCGTGTATGTTTTCCTATTGATGTCAATTCAAGATTTTCTAGTTGCACATATGTTTTCCTATCGATACCAATTCGATTGTAATCTAGTGTATAAAATACTGAGGGGAAATGGATGTAATGGCAAAATTGGTTCACACGGTTGGGAATTTAGCAGAATTTGCGTAGAATAAGATTTTTAGCGAAATATTTAATGTAGGCATTTATGACTTTTTGGTAATTTCAATTTTGGGTATTCCATAGTTTTAATGAATCGTGTATTTTAAATGAATCGGGCAAGATAGCGGGATTTGCGATTGCAAACTCGGTTATTAGATTATATCTTAATTGAATTTAGATTTATATTCGAGAGAAAATTGCAGCAAATCTTTTCTGTATAAAAAATTTCTATTCTTAATATCCCAATTAGTTCTTGGATTATATCCTAATTGAAATTGTatctttaataaatatttatacaTTTATTTACTAACATTtcgaaaatatataattttaataagattTTCGAAATATGGATTTCTAATAAGTTTTCAAAATAGGGTTGTTTATCTTAGGACCAACTAGATGAATAGCAATAACTTACTATTgggaaaaataacaaaacttttcaaaaatgacaaaatggGTCTAAAGATATCCAAAAACCCAAAATGTCCTTATAATTCAGAATTGCCACCTACTTTCTAGAgctaaaataaaacataattacattataataaattttggaACATAAAAATTCCTAACTACTCG encodes:
- the LOC103502780 gene encoding heat shock 70 kDa protein 16; this encodes MSVVGFDIGNENCVIAVSRQRGIDVLLNEESQRETSAVICFGEKQRFLGSAAAASATMNPRSTISQVKRLIGRNFTEPGVQIDLKMFPFKTSEALDGSILVHVKYLGETHTFTPVQIMGMLLAHLRDVAEKNLGAPFSDCVIGIPSYFTDLQRRLYWNAAAIAGLKPLRLMHDCTATALSYGIYKTDFSNTGPIYVAFVDIGHCDTQVSIVSFEPGHMRIMSQTYDRDLGGRDFDEVLFSHFVAEFKKNYDIDVNLNVKASIRLRAACEKLKKVLSANLEAVLNIECLMDEKDVKGFIKREEFEKLASGLLEKISIPCTRGLADAGLAVEKIHSVELVGSGSRIPAITRLLTSVFKKEPSRKLNASECVARGCALQCAMLSPVFRVREYEVQDSFPFSIGFSSDAGPISLGLNNVLFPKGQHIPSTKILSFQRNSLFHLEAVYSNPDELPPGMSSKIGCFTIGPFQGSNNSNSRVKVRVQLNMNGIITVESATIVEDTIDQQISRRDATHSNTEKMETEFVDSFHSESDVSRKARGTRRIDIPVSEHIYGGMTKAELLEAQGRELQLAQQDKNMEQAKNKKNALESYVYEMRNKLFNTYRSFASDQEREGISSSLQQTEEWLYEDGDDETESAYSTKLDDLKKLVDPIINRYEDEEARAQAKAHLLKRISDYRNSGDSLSPQVRALIFEECDRVEQWLTEKNQQQELIAKHTDPLLWSSEIRTQEEDFDKTCQRILRPVSSNTNSGDSKETNHQNSSDNHHS